Proteins encoded in a region of the Coffea eugenioides isolate CCC68of chromosome 4, Ceug_1.0, whole genome shotgun sequence genome:
- the LOC113768472 gene encoding photosynthetic NDH subunit of subcomplex B 3, chloroplastic isoform X3 — translation MGILELNSGARLAASFSVSSHSLKSSNFFPAPTNARTCARFQGADKQHLNLNLSKGKIRAVGSSAPDSQSAETSTTSHEPPAVNFAFVSSVLLPDGTPDVHFRKACGGQKLRDIMLDSNVELYGPYVVEGRELLSPRTEKEKEKLKRVSFISLTIITSPRRNPRNWRLACQTTVGKPDSTGLVVIQQLPEWKMHEWNYGKQPPPEDASCYFL, via the exons ATGGGAATTCTGGAACTGAATTCAGGTGCCCGCTTAGCAGCTTCTTTCTCAGTGTCGTCTCACAGCTTGAAGAGCAGTAACTTTTTTCCAGCTCCTACCAATGCCAGAACTTGTGCAAGGTTCCAAGGCGCGGATAAGCAGCACCTCAACTTGAACTTGTCCAAAGGAAAAATCAGAGCTGTTGGGTCTTCTGCTCCAGATAGCCAATCAGCCGAGACCAGCACAACTTCACATGAGCCTCCTGCAGTCAACTTTGCATTCGTTAGC TCAGTTTTGCTTCCTGATGGAACACCTGACGTGCATTTTCGCAAAGCTTGCGGGGGCCAGAAACTCAGAGACATAATGCTTGATTCTAATGTTGAGTTGTATGGACCATAT GTTGTTGAAGGGAGAGAGCTATTAAGCCCTCGCAcggagaaagagaaagaaaagctcaaacgggtttcttttatttccttaaCAATCATTACAAGTCCAAGAAGA AATCCAAGAAATTGGAGACTTGCTTGTCAAACCACCGTTGGCAAACCAGATTCGACGGGGCTG GTTGTGATTCAACAACTACCTGAATGGAAAATGCACGAATGGAATTATGGGAAGCAGCCACCCCCAGAAGATGCATCTTGTTACTTCTTATAA
- the LOC113768472 gene encoding photosynthetic NDH subunit of subcomplex B 3, chloroplastic isoform X2 has protein sequence MGILELNSGARLAASFSVSSHSLKSSNFFPAPTNARTCARFQGADKQHLNLNLSKGKIRAVGSSAPDSQSAETSTTSHEPPAVNFAFVSSVLLPDGTPDVHFRKACGGQKLRDIMLDSNVELYGPYARPLLNCGGGGTCGTCIVEVVEGRELLSPRTEKEKEKLKRNPRNWRLACQTTVGKPDSTGLVVIQQLPEWKMHEWNYGKQPPPEDASCYFL, from the exons ATGGGAATTCTGGAACTGAATTCAGGTGCCCGCTTAGCAGCTTCTTTCTCAGTGTCGTCTCACAGCTTGAAGAGCAGTAACTTTTTTCCAGCTCCTACCAATGCCAGAACTTGTGCAAGGTTCCAAGGCGCGGATAAGCAGCACCTCAACTTGAACTTGTCCAAAGGAAAAATCAGAGCTGTTGGGTCTTCTGCTCCAGATAGCCAATCAGCCGAGACCAGCACAACTTCACATGAGCCTCCTGCAGTCAACTTTGCATTCGTTAGC TCAGTTTTGCTTCCTGATGGAACACCTGACGTGCATTTTCGCAAAGCTTGCGGGGGCCAGAAACTCAGAGACATAATGCTTGATTCTAATGTTGAGTTGTATGGACCATAT GCAAGACCTTTGCTAAATTGTGGTGGAGGAGGAACCTGTGGGACGTGCATTGTGGAG GTTGTTGAAGGGAGAGAGCTATTAAGCCCTCGCAcggagaaagagaaagaaaagctcaaacgg AATCCAAGAAATTGGAGACTTGCTTGTCAAACCACCGTTGGCAAACCAGATTCGACGGGGCTG GTTGTGATTCAACAACTACCTGAATGGAAAATGCACGAATGGAATTATGGGAAGCAGCCACCCCCAGAAGATGCATCTTGTTACTTCTTATAA
- the LOC113768472 gene encoding photosynthetic NDH subunit of subcomplex B 3, chloroplastic isoform X4, with protein sequence MGILELNSGARLAASFSVSSHSLKSSNFFPAPTNARTCARFQGADKQHLNLNLSKGKIRAVGSSAPDSQSAETSTTSHEPPAVNFAFVSSVLLPDGTPDVHFRKACGGQKLRDIMLDSNVELYGPYVVEGRELLSPRTEKEKEKLKRNPRNWRLACQTTVGKPDSTGLVVIQQLPEWKMHEWNYGKQPPPEDASCYFL encoded by the exons ATGGGAATTCTGGAACTGAATTCAGGTGCCCGCTTAGCAGCTTCTTTCTCAGTGTCGTCTCACAGCTTGAAGAGCAGTAACTTTTTTCCAGCTCCTACCAATGCCAGAACTTGTGCAAGGTTCCAAGGCGCGGATAAGCAGCACCTCAACTTGAACTTGTCCAAAGGAAAAATCAGAGCTGTTGGGTCTTCTGCTCCAGATAGCCAATCAGCCGAGACCAGCACAACTTCACATGAGCCTCCTGCAGTCAACTTTGCATTCGTTAGC TCAGTTTTGCTTCCTGATGGAACACCTGACGTGCATTTTCGCAAAGCTTGCGGGGGCCAGAAACTCAGAGACATAATGCTTGATTCTAATGTTGAGTTGTATGGACCATAT GTTGTTGAAGGGAGAGAGCTATTAAGCCCTCGCAcggagaaagagaaagaaaagctcaaacgg AATCCAAGAAATTGGAGACTTGCTTGTCAAACCACCGTTGGCAAACCAGATTCGACGGGGCTG GTTGTGATTCAACAACTACCTGAATGGAAAATGCACGAATGGAATTATGGGAAGCAGCCACCCCCAGAAGATGCATCTTGTTACTTCTTATAA
- the LOC113768472 gene encoding photosynthetic NDH subunit of subcomplex B 3, chloroplastic isoform X1: MGILELNSGARLAASFSVSSHSLKSSNFFPAPTNARTCARFQGADKQHLNLNLSKGKIRAVGSSAPDSQSAETSTTSHEPPAVNFAFVSSVLLPDGTPDVHFRKACGGQKLRDIMLDSNVELYGPYARPLLNCGGGGTCGTCIVEVVEGRELLSPRTEKEKEKLKRVSFISLTIITSPRRNPRNWRLACQTTVGKPDSTGLVVIQQLPEWKMHEWNYGKQPPPEDASCYFL, encoded by the exons ATGGGAATTCTGGAACTGAATTCAGGTGCCCGCTTAGCAGCTTCTTTCTCAGTGTCGTCTCACAGCTTGAAGAGCAGTAACTTTTTTCCAGCTCCTACCAATGCCAGAACTTGTGCAAGGTTCCAAGGCGCGGATAAGCAGCACCTCAACTTGAACTTGTCCAAAGGAAAAATCAGAGCTGTTGGGTCTTCTGCTCCAGATAGCCAATCAGCCGAGACCAGCACAACTTCACATGAGCCTCCTGCAGTCAACTTTGCATTCGTTAGC TCAGTTTTGCTTCCTGATGGAACACCTGACGTGCATTTTCGCAAAGCTTGCGGGGGCCAGAAACTCAGAGACATAATGCTTGATTCTAATGTTGAGTTGTATGGACCATAT GCAAGACCTTTGCTAAATTGTGGTGGAGGAGGAACCTGTGGGACGTGCATTGTGGAG GTTGTTGAAGGGAGAGAGCTATTAAGCCCTCGCAcggagaaagagaaagaaaagctcaaacgggtttcttttatttccttaaCAATCATTACAAGTCCAAGAAGA AATCCAAGAAATTGGAGACTTGCTTGTCAAACCACCGTTGGCAAACCAGATTCGACGGGGCTG GTTGTGATTCAACAACTACCTGAATGGAAAATGCACGAATGGAATTATGGGAAGCAGCCACCCCCAGAAGATGCATCTTGTTACTTCTTATAA
- the LOC113768472 gene encoding uncharacterized protein LOC113768472 isoform X5, whose protein sequence is MGILELNSGARLAASFSVSSHSLKSSNFFPAPTNARTCARFQGADKQHLNLNLSKGKIRAVGSSAPDSQSAETSTTSHEPPAVNFAFVSVVEGRELLSPRTEKEKEKLKRVSFISLTIITSPRRNPRNWRLACQTTVGKPDSTGLVVIQQLPEWKMHEWNYGKQPPPEDASCYFL, encoded by the exons ATGGGAATTCTGGAACTGAATTCAGGTGCCCGCTTAGCAGCTTCTTTCTCAGTGTCGTCTCACAGCTTGAAGAGCAGTAACTTTTTTCCAGCTCCTACCAATGCCAGAACTTGTGCAAGGTTCCAAGGCGCGGATAAGCAGCACCTCAACTTGAACTTGTCCAAAGGAAAAATCAGAGCTGTTGGGTCTTCTGCTCCAGATAGCCAATCAGCCGAGACCAGCACAACTTCACATGAGCCTCCTGCAGTCAACTTTGCATTCGTTAGC GTTGTTGAAGGGAGAGAGCTATTAAGCCCTCGCAcggagaaagagaaagaaaagctcaaacgggtttcttttatttccttaaCAATCATTACAAGTCCAAGAAGA AATCCAAGAAATTGGAGACTTGCTTGTCAAACCACCGTTGGCAAACCAGATTCGACGGGGCTG GTTGTGATTCAACAACTACCTGAATGGAAAATGCACGAATGGAATTATGGGAAGCAGCCACCCCCAGAAGATGCATCTTGTTACTTCTTATAA
- the LOC113768477 gene encoding cytochrome c oxidase assembly protein COX19-like yields MSAGGAFGGNRGVRPVPPEKGVFPLDHMHLCDQEKKEYISCLKSSGHKSEKCRHLSKMYLQCRMEKNLMAKQDMSELGFRKESDVEALRDGSRNGSLDD; encoded by the exons ATGAGTGCTG GTGGTGCATTTGGCGGAAATAGAGGAGTAAGACCTGTACCACCTGAAAAAGGAGTTTTCCCTTTAGACCACATGCATTTATGTGATCAG GAGAAGAAAGAATATATCAGTTGCCTTAAATCTTCTGGGCATAAATCTGAAAAATGCCGTCACCTCTCAAAGATGTATTTGCAATGTCGTATGGAAAA GAACTTGATGGCGAAGCAAGACATGTCAGAACTCGGATTCAGAAAGGAGAGTGATGTGGAAGCCTTACGAGATGGAAGTAGAAATGGTAGCTTAGATGACTGA
- the LOC113767496 gene encoding uncharacterized protein LOC113767496, translated as MASPLPLRPALFHKDYSPISAIPKSSALCQSKVVNTKDQENHGPARTSISHGFQFPCCTSTIQTSSQKLMPPGVLSSMGSAPESDHLITDYEPFVDRANNHEMEFTRVNCLVWVLHESARGFSLAIQALELARTGPELAMAWRGVDVHAWHKNMAYQVAVFALLKAAIEVDLFLSHKCSNNLSPVHEILSVKANLLGEHIERELSTRNPRLLHWFRTVELPRIAGLFIPLFQKWSMEYAGSGVAGTILAISCCAAIRKLDPGRISRPFFCISIEDALVKLMNLSHSLVSLDKLHHLASEAGFEEDFLLHFGRNVLPCKNTEDIEFWVGLVQKKLSAAFYRESVFTHRHMFHNKVQENSLATFGLFAYLGRETRLYLSGMGIKDLDKQTKDFLSYLECGSLVIYPELSTLSEYQLFMEVVTDEIGWLHFYPVVGFEWCQDRRRSKQCMIQAEKEIVLYKVLTACYDVISGFAHYSHSRKQPMDSNLLEFLLHCQSLLATCMKDYWAAYDEIGEPQKLVERSVSEPKYLVAEHSSKDWIKRGKDQYGPRVNNEAIGSAVENEITVGNSGPASPIKPSDENFLQKSSRKVISASANVWMGTQLLFIDMLDVVGLLKKQLRGCKMTEREKKKIKKTLVDFATLVPVIILMLLPVSAVGHAAMLAAIKKYMPCLIPSPYTSERLGLVKQIKRIKKMELQRRSSIQDASTRVIV; from the exons ATGGCTTCCCCTCTACCTCTGCGACCTGCCCTATTTCACAAGGACTACAGCCC AATATCTGCAATACCTAAGTCCAGCGCACTATGTCAATCAAAGGTAGTTAACACGAAAGACCAAGAGAATCATGGTCCAGCAAGAACTTCCATTTCTCATGGATTCCAGTTTCCATGTTGTACATCAACAATCCAAACATCTTCACAAAAACTGATGCCTCCAGGAGTTTTATCATCCATGGGATCAGCCCCTGAATCTGATCACCTGATCACAGACTATGAACCTTTTGTAGATAGGGCTAATAatcatgaaatggaattcactcGGGTGAATTGTCTTGTATGGGTATTGCATGAATCTGCCAGAGGTTTTTCACTTGCTATACAGGCGCTTGAGTTGGCAAGGACTGGGCCAGAGCTTGCAATGGCATGGAGAGGAGTTGATGTGCATGCCTGGCATAAAAACATGGCATATCAG GTAGCAGTGTTTGCTTTGTTGAAAGCAGCAATTGAAGTAGACTTATTTCTTTCTCACAAATGCAGCAACAACCTCTCTCCTGTCCATGAAAT CTTGTCCGTGAAGGCAAACTTACTTGGTGAGCACATAGAAAGAGAATTGAGCACGAGGAATCCAAGATTACTGCACTGGTTTAGAACAGTGGAGCTGCCACGCATTGCTGGGCTGTTCATTCCGTTATTTCAGAAGTGGTCTATGGAATATGCTGGAAG TGGTGTTGCAGGAACCATTCTCGCTATAAGCTGTTGTGCTGCAATAAGGAAACTGGATCCTGGACGAATTTCCCGTCCTTTCTTTTGTATTTCAATTGAAGATGCATTAGTGAAACTCATGAACCTGTCACACAGTCTCGTTTCATTAGATAAATTGCATCATTTGGCAAGTGAAGCCGGATTTGAAGAGGatttcctcttgcactttggtagAAATGTTTTGCCTTGTAAGAACACAGAAGATATAGAGTTCTGGGTTGGATTGGTACAGAAGAAACTCTCTGCAGCATTCTACAGAGAAAGTGTATTTACGCACAGGCATATGTTCCACAACAAG GTTCAAGAGAACAGTTTGGCTACTTTTGGCCTTTTTGCTTATCTAGGAAGAGAGACAAGACTATATCTTTCAGGAATGGGAATTAAGGATCTTGACAAGCAAACTAAAGATTTCTTGAG TTATTTAGAGTGTGGTAGCCTTGTTATATATCCTGAACTTTCAACCTTATCAGAGTATCAGCTCTTCATGGAG GTAGTAACTGATGAAATTGGATGGCTGCATTTTTATCCTGTGGTTGGCTTTGAATGGTGTCAAGATAGGAGGAGGTCCAAACAGTGCATGATACAAGCAGAGAAAGAGATTGTTCTCTACAAGGTTCTTACTGCATGCTATGATGTTATCTCAGGGTTTGCTCATTACAGCCACTCAAGAAAGCAGCCAATGGACTCAAATTTGTTAGAATTCTTACTTCATTG TCAGAGCCTGCTAGCGACTTGTATGAAGGATTACTGGGCTGCTTATGATGAGATAGG TGAACCACAAAAACTTGTGGAAAGAAGTGTATCAGAGCCAAAATATCTTGTGGCAGAGCACTCGTCAAAGGATTGGATAAAAAGAGGAAAGGATCAATATGGACCTAGAGTAAATAAT GAGGCGATTGGCTCAGCTGTGGAGAATGAGATAACCGTAGGGAACTCGGGCCCTGCTTCTCCAATAAAGCCTTCAGATGAGAACTTTCTGCAAAAATCCTCCAGGAAAGTGATATCTGCAAGTGCT AATGTGTGGATGGGTACTCAGTTACTCTTTATAGACATGCTTGATGTTGTGGGGCTTCTGAAGAAGCAACTTCGTGGCTGCAAAATGACGGaaagggagaagaagaaaataaagaaaacactGGTCGACTTTGCGACACTGGTTCCAGTAATAATATTAATGCTGCTTCCT GTTTCAGCTGTCGGGCATGCAGCAATGTTGGCAGCAATCAAAAAGTATATGCCATGTTTG ATTCCTTCGCCTTATACTTCTGAACGTCTTGGTTTGgtgaaacaaataaagagaATAAAGAAGATGGAATTGCAACGGAGGAGCAGCATCCAAGATGCTTCCACTAGAGTTATTGTTTGA
- the LOC113768677 gene encoding tRNase Z TRZ3, mitochondrial yields the protein MPPHLTNLRLLFSSANHHITTLPASSNLLSSSFPLFSQPKIQSLQLPRRIFPNTLRFFTTFSSYSRKPRRSSNRNSSSSPFSSTKQHRNSSTSNTRGRDNNFNNQKGGLSMELEKEAGSADNALESTFVYNKKRADGSEKKDLPRKTLELKVRKLNPINTICYVQILGTGMDTHDTSPSVLLFFDKQRFIFNAGEGLQRFCTEHKIKLSKIDHIFLSRVCSETAGGLPGLLLTLAGISEEGMSVNVWGPSDLKLLVDAMRAFIPNAAMVHTRSFGPASDSSALVTPAKDVFSDPVVLIDDEVVKLSAIILRPSQAAEGSSTKKPGSQEADEHLVEQLSSSISKPRAEPSTKPGDLSVIYICELPEIKGKFDPKKAAALGLRPGPKYRELQLGNSVKSDRQDIMVHPSDVLGPSIPGPIVLLVDCPTLSHFKDVSSVQSLSSYYAGISGNSSSRTVNCVIHLSPSHVTNTIEYQKWMSRFPEAQHIMAGHEMRNIEVPIIKSSARIAAQLNYLCPQFFPAPGIWSLQHLKDIASDLRASSEGPFSDLCESIPAQNLLKFHLRPITQLGLDRSGIPDSASQSEIVDELVSRIPEITEASKQVSQLWLQNGKNERMSEQAKELPTEEPWLHNNELPACLEGVTREDLEIVLLGTGSSQPSKYRNVSSILLNLFSKGSILFDCGEGTLGQLKRRFGVDRADEIIRDLRCIWISHIHGDHHTGLARILARRRDLLKGVPHEPLMVVGPWRLKRFLDAYHRLEDLDMQFLDCKHTSESSLAALDSNEVDLASKAAINCQDIKDADRIRSEDQKIDSTLFAKGSRMQSYFKRPGSPAENAMVYPLLKKLMKVLREAGLQALISFPVIHCPQAYGVVLKAADRTNGAGKTIPGWKIVYSGDTRPCPELVKASKSATILVHEATFEDGLIEEAIARNHSTTKEAVEVGASAGAYRVILTHFSQRYPKIPVFDESHLHNTCIAFDMMSVNLADLPLLPRILPYIKLLFRDEMAVDESDDMNDIATVA from the exons ATGCCTCCCCACTTAACTAACCTTCGCCTCCTATTCTCCTCCGCCAATCACCATATCACCACCCTTCCCGCCTCTTCAAACCTCCTTTCTTCCtcctttcctcttttttcccAACCCAAAATCCAATCTTTGCAGCTGCCGCGCCGTATTTTTCCCAACACTCTACGTTTCTTCACTACTTTTTCTTCTTATTCCAGAAAACCCCGCCGGAGTAGCAATAGGAATAGTTCAAGTTCTCCCTTTTCCAGCACTAAGCAGCATAGAAACAGCAGCACTTCTAATACGAGAGGGAGGGATAATAATTTTAATAACCAGAAAGGTGGGTTGTCGATGGAATTGGAAAAAGAGGCTGGTTCTGCTGACAACGCTCTTGAGTCAACTTTTGTGTATAATAAGAAAAGGGCTGATGGTTCGGAGAAGAAAGATTTGCCCAGGAAGACCCTTGAGCTTAAAGTCCGAAAACTGAATCCTATTAATACTATTTGTTATGTTCAG ATTCTTGGTACTGGAATGGATACGCATGATACATCACCATCTGTCCTGCTATTTTTTGACAAGCAGAGATTTATTTTTAATGCTGGAGAA GGATTGCAACGCTTCTGTACAGAACATAAAATCAAGTTGTCAAAG ATTGATCACATTTTTCTCTCACGCGTATGCTCAGAAACTGCTGGTGGCCTTCCAG GGCTTTTGTTGACTTTGGCAGGCATAAGTGAGGAAGGAATGTCT GTTAATGTGTGGGGCCCCTCGGATCTCAAATTATTAGTAGATGCAATGAGAGCCTTCATTCCAAATGCTGCAATGGTTCATACACGTAGCTTTGGGCCTGCATCTGATTCCAGTGCTCTTGTGACTCCTGCAAAGGATGTGTTCAGTGATCCTGTAGTTCTTATAGACGATGAAGTTGTGAAACTATCAGCTATCATCTTGAGACCAAGTCAGGCAGCAGAAGGTTCCTCCACAAAAAAGCCTGGATCACAGGAGGCAGATGAACATTTAGTGGAACAATTATCATCTTCAATTTCAAAGCCCAGAGCTGAGCCATCCACAAAGCCTGGTGATCTTTCAGTGATTTATATCTGTGAATTGCctgaaattaaggggaaatttGACCCTAAGAAAGCTGCTGCTCTCGGATTGAGACCTGGTCCAAAGTATCGTGAACTTCAGCTTGGTAACTCAGTGAAGTCAGATCGTCAAGATATTATG GTTCACCCTAGTGACGTCCTGGGTCCTTCTATTCCTGGTCCAATTGTACTCCTCGTGGACTGCCCAACTTTGTCTCATTTTAAAGACGTGTCATCTGTACAATCTCTTTCGTCCTATTATGCTGGAATATCTGGTAACTCTAGTTCCAGAACAGTAAATTGCGTCATTCACCTTAGTCCTTCTCATGTCACAAACACAATCGAGTATCAGAAGTGGATGTCAAGATTTCCTGAAGCCCAGCATATCATGGCAGGACATGAAAT GAGGAATATTGAGGTTCCAATTATAAAATCAAGCGCAAGAATTGCAGCACAGCTTAACTACCTTTGCCCTCAGTTCTTTCCTGCTCCTGGCATCTGGTCTCTCCAGCACTTGAAAGATATAGCATCAGACTTGAGGGCTTCAAGTGAG GGTCCTTTCTCAGATCTTTGTGAAAGCATACCAGCACAGAATCTCCTCAAG TTCCATTTGCGTCCAATCACTCAGCTTGGCTTGGACAGATCTGGGATTCCTGATTCAGCATCACAATCAGAAATTGTTGATGAGCTGGTATCAAGGATTCCAGAAATTACAGAGGCATCAAAACAAGTTAGCCAGCTTTGGCTTCAGAATGGGAAAAATGAGAGGATGTCTGAGCAAGCTAAGGAACTTCCTACTGAAGAGCCATGGTTGCACAATAATGAACTTCCAGCTTGCTTGGAAGGCGTAACAAGGGAAGATTTAGAAATTGTTCTCCTTGGGACTGGGTCTTCTCAGCCTTCAAAGTATAGGAATGTCAGTTCTATTCTTCTTAATCTTTTCTCTAAAGGAAGTATACTTTTTGACTGTGGTGAAGGAACCCTTGGCCAACTAAAAAGAAG GTTTGGTGTTGACAGAGCGGATGAGATCATAAGAGATTTAAGGTGTATCTGGATTTCTCATATTCATGGAGATCACCATACAGGACTTGCAAGAATACTTGCTCGTAGACGGGACTTGTTAAAGGGAGTACCTCATGAGCCTTTGATGGTTGTTGGTCCTTGGCGGCTGAAGAGATTTCTAGATGCTTACCACAGACTCGAGGATCTAGATATGCAATTCCTCGACTGTAAGCATACCTCAGAATCTTCGTTAGCAGCTCTTGATTCAAATGAAGTTGATCTAGCTTCAAAAGCTGCAATAAATTGTCAGGACATAAAAGATGCCGATAGAATCAGGTCAGAGGATCAAAAAATCGACTCCACACTATTTGCAAAAGGAAGCCGTATGCAGAGTTATTTTAAGAGGCCTGGCAGTCCAGCCGAAAATGCTATGGTCTATCCACTTTTAAAGAAATTAATGAAGGTGCTCAGGGAAGCGGGATTACAGGCATTAATAAGTTTTCCTGTAATCCACTGTCCACAGGCATATGGTGTTGTGCTGAAGGCTGCAGATAGAACCAATGGCGCTGGAAAAACAATACCAGGCTGGAAGATCGTGTATTCTGGTGACACTAGACCTTGTCCAGAACTGGTGAAAGCTTCGAAGAGTGCAACTATTCTTGTACATGAG GCTACATTTGAAGATGGACTGATCGAGGAGGCTATAGCAAGAAATCACAGCACAACAAAAGAAGCTGTTGAAGTTGGGGCTTCTGCAGGAGCATATCGTGTTATCCTTACACACTTTAGCCAAAGATACCCTAAGATTCCAGTTTTTGATGAAAGTCACCTCCATAATACCTGCATTGCTTTCGACATGATGAGTGTCAACTTGGCTGATTTACCTTTACTTCCAAGAATTCTTCCCTACATTAAACTCCTGTTTAGAGATGAGATGGCTGTAGATGAATCTGACGACATGAATGATATAGCCACTGTTGCATAA
- the LOC113767632 gene encoding aquaporin TIP2-1, translated as MAGIAFGRFDDSFSVGSLKAYLAEFISTLVFVFAGVGSAMAYNKLTSDAALDPSGLVAVAVCHGFALFVAVAIAANISGGHVNPAVTFGLALGGQITILTGLLYWIAQLLGAIVASYLLKVVTGGLAIPIHSVAAGVGALQGVVMEIITTFALVYTVYATAADPKRGSLGVIAPIAIGFIVGANILAAGPFSGGSMNPARSFGPAVASGNFSGNWIYWVGPLIGGGLAGVIYGYVFMQHDHAPLVSVV; from the exons atggcTGGAATTGCTTTCGGACGGTTTGATGATTCATTTAGTGTAGGGTCTCTCAAGGCATATCTTGCTGAATTCATCTCCACATTGGTTTTCGTCTTCGCCGGAGTTGGTTCAGCCATGGCCTACA ACAAACTGACATCAGACGCGGCTCTTGATCCTTCTGGGCTTGTGGCAGTCGCAGTTTGCCATGGTTTTGCTCTCTTTGTTGCAGTCGCCATTGCAGCCAACATCTCCGGCGGCCACGTCAACCCCGCCGTTACTTTCGGTTTGGCTCTGGGGGGTCAAATCACCATCCTCACCGGTCTCCTATACTGGATTGCTCAACTTTTGGGCGCAATTGTGGCTTCCTACCTTCTCAAAGTTGTCACTGGAGGCTTG GCTATTCCAATCCACAGTGTTGCCGCCGGGGTAGGAGCACTTCAAGGAGTTGTGATGGAAATCATCACCACCTTTGCTTTGGTTTACACAGTCTATGCCACGGCAGCTGATCCAAAGAGGGGTTCACTGGGTGTCATTGCCCCAATTGCCATCGGTTTCATTGTCGGTGCCAACATCTTGGCCGCCGGACCATTCTCCGGTGGATCAATGAACCCAGCTCGCTCCTTTGGACCGGCCGTGGCGAGCGGTAACTTCAGCGGCAACTGGATTTACTGGGTTGGACCCCTCATTGGTGGTGGCTTGGCCGGTGTCATCTATGGCTATGTGTTCATGCAGCATGACCATGCTCCTCTTGTTAGCGTTGTTTAA